One window from the genome of Luteithermobacter gelatinilyticus encodes:
- a CDS encoding SDR family NAD(P)-dependent oxidoreductase — MTGRLQGKHAIVTGGGRGIGAAIADALAAEGARLSLLGRNEEVLQAKAESLPEAIPLACNVTDEAAVAATFAAAREKYGPVDILVNNAGAAKSVPFLKTRPDDLRAMLDVNLLGPWLCMQAALPDMLDKGAGRIVTVASTAALKGYAYVTAYGAAKHGVLGLTRALALELAQKGVTVNAVCPGFTETDIAFDAIENIMAKTGRSREEAVAELAKHNPQKRFIQPAEVAAAVLWLCQEDSGSITGQAISVAGGEVM, encoded by the coding sequence GTGACAGGACGTTTGCAAGGAAAACATGCCATTGTCACCGGCGGCGGCCGGGGGATCGGGGCCGCCATCGCCGATGCTCTGGCAGCCGAAGGCGCACGGCTCAGTCTCTTGGGCCGCAATGAAGAGGTGCTGCAAGCCAAAGCGGAAAGCCTGCCTGAGGCAATCCCTCTGGCCTGCAATGTGACCGATGAAGCGGCTGTGGCGGCGACTTTCGCCGCCGCCCGTGAAAAATACGGCCCGGTGGATATTCTGGTCAATAACGCCGGGGCGGCCAAATCGGTGCCGTTTCTGAAAACCCGGCCCGATGACCTCAGGGCCATGCTGGATGTGAATCTTTTGGGGCCGTGGTTGTGCATGCAGGCGGCATTGCCGGATATGCTGGACAAGGGCGCGGGGCGTATTGTCACCGTGGCCAGTACCGCGGCGCTTAAAGGGTATGCCTATGTCACCGCTTACGGTGCCGCCAAACACGGGGTGCTGGGGCTGACGCGGGCGCTGGCTCTGGAACTGGCCCAGAAGGGGGTGACCGTGAACGCGGTCTGCCCCGGCTTCACCGAAACGGATATTGCTTTTGATGCGATAGAGAATATTATGGCCAAGACCGGCCGCAGCCGTGAAGAGGCCGTGGCCGAATTGGCCAAGCACAATCCGCAGAAACGGTTTATCCAGCCGGCAGAAGTGGCGGCGGCGGTGTTGTGGCTGTGCCAGGAAGACAGTGGATCAATCACCGGGCAGGCCATTTCCGTGGCCGGCGGAGAAGTAATGTAA
- a CDS encoding MarR family winged helix-turn-helix transcriptional regulator yields MPDTSTTDSSKKRLGLWLRLITDSTMIEKEVRGRFRNEFGVTLPRFDLMSALYRAPGGLTMGELSKQLLVSNGNVTGVVERLQKEGLVKRWVLPTDRRIYSVGLTPKGRTVFKEMADRHEGWINEILGDLDDDQVDRILHDLDVLKDLLKKRNETAKAESQTKAQARS; encoded by the coding sequence ATGCCGGACACCAGCACAACCGACAGCAGCAAGAAACGCCTGGGGCTCTGGCTCCGGCTGATTACCGACAGCACCATGATCGAAAAAGAGGTTCGCGGCCGGTTCCGCAATGAATTTGGCGTGACCCTGCCGCGGTTCGATCTGATGTCTGCGCTGTATCGGGCGCCGGGTGGTCTGACCATGGGCGAATTGTCGAAACAGCTTCTGGTGTCCAATGGCAATGTGACAGGCGTTGTTGAGCGGTTGCAGAAGGAGGGGCTGGTCAAACGCTGGGTATTGCCTACAGACCGGCGAATCTACAGCGTGGGGTTGACCCCCAAGGGGCGCACCGTGTTCAAGGAAATGGCCGACCGCCACGAAGGCTGGATTAATGAAATTCTCGGCGATCTGGATGACGATCAAGTGGATCGGATCCTGCATGATCTGGATGTGCTGAAGGATCTTCTTAAAAAACGTAACGAAACGGCGAAAGCGGAAAGTCAAACCAAAGCTCAGGCCAGAAGCTAG
- a CDS encoding enoyl-CoA hydratase family protein, producing MKMATLKPQHFIWDMQDGVAVIRLNRPERKNPLTFESYAELRDTFRSMVYAEDVKAVVFASNGGNFCSGGDVHDIIGPLLQRDMKGLLEFTRMTGDLVKAMISCGVPIISAIDGVCVGAGAMVALASDIRFATPEAKTAFLFTRVGLAGCDMGACALLPRMIGQGRAAELLYSGRVMTAEEGDKWGFYNRLVPADSLEEEAIAFARRLAEGPNFGHMMTKTQLLREWDMSLEAAIEAEAQAQAICMQTKDFQRAYDAFVAKEKPVFKGD from the coding sequence ATGAAAATGGCGACGTTGAAACCGCAACATTTTATCTGGGACATGCAGGACGGGGTGGCGGTAATCCGGCTGAACCGGCCGGAGCGGAAGAACCCGCTCACCTTTGAGTCTTATGCGGAATTGCGTGATACCTTCCGCAGTATGGTTTATGCCGAGGATGTCAAAGCGGTGGTTTTTGCCAGCAATGGCGGCAATTTCTGTTCCGGCGGTGATGTGCATGACATCATCGGCCCGCTGTTGCAGCGGGACATGAAGGGGCTTCTGGAATTCACCCGCATGACCGGCGATCTGGTCAAGGCCATGATTTCCTGCGGAGTGCCGATCATTTCCGCCATTGACGGGGTGTGTGTGGGGGCCGGGGCCATGGTGGCGCTGGCATCTGATATTCGTTTTGCCACGCCCGAGGCCAAAACCGCCTTTCTGTTTACCCGCGTCGGACTTGCCGGCTGCGACATGGGAGCCTGCGCCTTGCTGCCGCGCATGATCGGTCAGGGCCGGGCGGCGGAGCTTCTTTATTCCGGGCGCGTCATGACTGCCGAGGAGGGCGACAAATGGGGTTTTTATAACCGGCTTGTCCCGGCGGACTCTCTGGAGGAAGAAGCCATTGCCTTTGCCCGGAGACTTGCCGAAGGCCCCAACTTCGGGCATATGATGACCAAAACCCAATTGCTCAGAGAATGGGATATGTCTTTGGAGGCGGCCATCGAGGCCGAAGCCCAGGCCCAAGCCATCTGCATGCAGACCAAGGATTTCCAGCGGGCCTATGATGCTTTTGTGGCCAAGGAAAAACCCGTCTTCAAAGGGGACTAA
- a CDS encoding acyl-CoA dehydrogenase family protein, with translation MTKLDQTYLHWPFFEDRHRTLARDLDRWARDNLSGLSHDRDKVDGTCRELVRRLAAGGWLNYAVPDAESGKLDVRSLCLIRETLGRYDGLADFAFAMQGLGSGAISLYGSEDQKQTYLPEVAAGRKIAAFALSEPHAGSDVAAMSTSFRGDGDDLVLNGCKTWISNGGIADFYVVFAREEGTTGSKGISAIIVDADTPGFEVAERIEVSAPHPLGKLIFKDCRVPRRKLIAEQGRGFRYAMGTLDVFRSTVGAAAMGFAKRALLEASERATSRHLFGAPMSDLQIIQSKIGDMALHIDASALLIYRAAWTKDLVAERVTREAAMAKLFATEAAQKIIDDAVQIFGGQGVVFNETVERLYREIRSLRIYEGASEVQKIIIAGQALAPYKEEK, from the coding sequence ATGACAAAACTGGATCAGACCTATCTTCACTGGCCGTTTTTTGAAGACCGTCACCGCACGCTCGCCCGGGATCTGGACCGATGGGCCCGGGACAACCTTTCCGGACTGAGCCATGACCGCGATAAGGTGGACGGGACCTGCCGGGAACTGGTGCGCCGGCTGGCTGCCGGGGGCTGGCTCAACTATGCGGTGCCGGATGCAGAGAGTGGCAAGCTGGATGTGCGCAGCCTGTGTCTGATCCGGGAAACGCTGGGACGTTATGACGGTCTGGCGGATTTTGCCTTTGCCATGCAGGGACTCGGCAGCGGGGCCATCTCGCTGTATGGTTCCGAGGATCAGAAACAGACCTATCTTCCTGAGGTGGCGGCAGGGCGCAAGATCGCTGCCTTTGCCCTGTCGGAACCCCATGCCGGTTCCGATGTGGCGGCCATGAGCACCTCTTTCCGCGGAGACGGGGACGATCTTGTCCTGAATGGCTGCAAAACCTGGATTTCCAACGGCGGCATTGCCGATTTTTATGTGGTGTTTGCTCGTGAGGAAGGCACAACGGGCAGCAAAGGCATTTCCGCCATTATCGTGGATGCGGACACGCCAGGGTTCGAGGTGGCCGAACGGATCGAGGTGTCGGCGCCGCATCCCCTGGGGAAACTGATCTTTAAGGACTGCCGGGTGCCGCGCCGCAAGCTGATTGCCGAACAGGGACGCGGGTTTCGTTATGCCATGGGCACGCTGGACGTGTTCCGCTCCACAGTGGGTGCTGCGGCCATGGGCTTTGCCAAACGGGCGCTTCTGGAAGCTTCCGAGCGGGCGACCAGCCGGCACCTGTTTGGGGCCCCCATGAGCGACTTGCAGATTATTCAGTCTAAAATCGGCGATATGGCGCTCCATATTGACGCCAGCGCCCTGCTGATCTACCGGGCCGCCTGGACCAAGGATCTGGTGGCGGAACGGGTGACGCGCGAGGCGGCCATGGCGAAGCTGTTCGCCACCGAGGCGGCGCAGAAAATCATTGACGATGCGGTACAGATTTTCGGCGGTCAGGGGGTAGTGTTTAACGAAACCGTGGAACGGCTGTATCGGGAAATCCGCTCGCTGCGAATTTATGAGGGAGCCTCGGAAGTGCAAAAAATTATTATTGCAGGCCAGGCGCTTGCCCCGTATAAAGAAGAAAAATAA
- a CDS encoding AMP-binding protein, whose product MSYPTAHQDHFARKNLPPRETWPDFLLDLPGYSFPDRVNAATDILESQIAAGRGWKPALLFEDQAWTYEELNRKANQIARGLTEEMGLIPGNRVLLRGFNNPMMVAAWFGVLKAGGIAVATMPLLRARDLKPILAKAEISHALCDVRLREELDLVAAACPTLKQTGYFSALGTSETAFDRLVAAQVPDFETVETAAEDVALIAFTSGTTGNPKGCMHFHRDILAMNYCVGEKLLGLRPDDRVVGSPPIAFTFGLGALVTFPLKAGASVVLLEKPSPAVLLEAIATYRATWCFTAPTGYRAMLDNLEGVDLSSLKNCVSAGEHLPLPTFEAWQKATGLKLINGIGATEMIHIFISAKGDEIRPGATGKAIYGYEARVVDDDMNDAPPGEVGRLAVRGPTGCRYLNDPRQKNYVRNGWNLTGDAYRRDEDGYFWFQARADDMIISSGYNISGPEVEECLLAHAAVRECAVIGVPDEARGQRIKAFVVLNDGFSAGPVLIQELQDFVKNTIAPYKYPREIEFVQTLPKTETGKIQRFKLRPA is encoded by the coding sequence ATGTCTTATCCAACTGCCCATCAGGACCATTTTGCGCGCAAGAACTTGCCGCCCCGGGAGACGTGGCCGGATTTTCTTCTGGATCTTCCGGGGTACAGTTTTCCCGATCGGGTGAATGCGGCGACCGATATTCTGGAGTCCCAGATTGCCGCCGGACGGGGCTGGAAACCTGCGCTGCTGTTTGAGGACCAGGCCTGGACTTACGAGGAACTGAACCGCAAAGCCAATCAGATCGCGCGCGGCCTGACCGAGGAAATGGGGTTGATCCCGGGCAATCGGGTTTTGTTACGGGGCTTTAACAATCCCATGATGGTGGCCGCCTGGTTTGGGGTGCTGAAAGCCGGCGGTATTGCGGTGGCGACCATGCCGTTGCTCCGGGCGCGGGATCTTAAGCCGATTTTGGCCAAGGCGGAAATCAGTCATGCGTTATGCGATGTGCGGCTCAGGGAAGAGCTGGACCTGGTGGCAGCGGCCTGTCCGACCCTGAAACAAACAGGATATTTCAGCGCCTTGGGCACGTCCGAGACGGCATTCGATCGTCTGGTTGCTGCCCAGGTGCCGGATTTTGAGACGGTGGAGACCGCGGCCGAGGATGTGGCGCTGATCGCGTTCACCAGTGGTACCACCGGCAATCCCAAGGGCTGCATGCATTTCCACCGGGATATTCTGGCCATGAATTATTGTGTGGGGGAAAAACTTTTGGGGCTGAGGCCGGATGACCGGGTTGTGGGCAGCCCGCCCATAGCCTTTACCTTCGGGCTTGGCGCCCTGGTGACATTTCCCCTGAAGGCGGGGGCGAGTGTGGTTCTTCTGGAAAAACCGTCTCCGGCTGTCCTGCTAGAGGCCATTGCAACATATCGTGCCACCTGGTGTTTCACGGCGCCGACTGGGTACCGGGCGATGCTGGACAATCTGGAGGGGGTGGATCTTTCCTCGCTGAAGAATTGTGTCTCAGCGGGGGAGCATCTGCCGCTGCCCACCTTTGAGGCGTGGCAAAAGGCGACAGGTCTGAAACTGATCAACGGCATTGGTGCGACGGAAATGATCCATATCTTCATTTCCGCCAAGGGGGACGAGATTCGTCCCGGCGCCACCGGCAAGGCCATTTATGGTTATGAGGCGCGGGTGGTGGATGACGATATGAACGATGCGCCACCGGGGGAGGTGGGGCGGCTGGCGGTGCGTGGCCCGACCGGCTGTCGCTATCTCAATGATCCGCGGCAAAAAAACTATGTCCGCAATGGCTGGAATCTCACCGGGGATGCTTACCGCCGGGATGAAGACGGATATTTCTGGTTCCAGGCCCGCGCCGACGATATGATTATTTCCTCTGGGTACAATATCAGCGGGCCGGAAGTGGAAGAATGTCTGCTGGCGCATGCGGCGGTGCGGGAATGCGCCGTGATTGGCGTACCGGACGAGGCGCGCGGTCAGCGCATCAAGGCGTTTGTGGTGCTCAATGACGGATTTTCCGCCGGGCCGGTATTGATCCAGGAATTGCAGGATTTTGTCAAAAACACCATTGCGCCCTATAAATATCCCCGGGAAATCGAATTTGTGCAGACTCTGCCCAAGACGGAGACCGGCAAGATCCAGCGTTTCAAGCTACGCCCGGCATGA
- a CDS encoding acyl-CoA thioesterase, translating into MKYFHTQITVRFNHTDPAGIVFFPRYFEIFNEVLEKWFEGPLEMPYATLMQEDHMTPTVHVDTTFLKASRLGEKLDVFLGVKSLGRSRIDLEIRVQHDGEDRLINHHTIVWASKAQVKATPIPGDIRARMEQFLIPMEDSAS; encoded by the coding sequence ATGAAGTATTTCCATACCCAAATTACCGTCCGCTTCAACCATACCGATCCGGCCGGCATTGTTTTTTTTCCACGTTATTTTGAAATATTCAATGAAGTTCTGGAAAAATGGTTTGAAGGCCCGCTGGAGATGCCTTATGCCACGCTGATGCAGGAAGACCACATGACCCCGACCGTGCATGTGGATACCACTTTCCTTAAAGCCAGTCGGCTGGGCGAGAAGCTTGACGTGTTTCTGGGGGTGAAATCCCTGGGGCGCAGCCGCATTGATCTCGAAATACGCGTCCAGCATGACGGCGAAGACCGGCTGATCAACCATCATACCATTGTCTGGGCCAGCAAGGCGCAGGTCAAAGCCACCCCCATCCCCGGCGACATCCGTGCCCGGATGGAACAGTTCCTGATCCCCATGGAGGACTCCGCGTCCTGA
- a CDS encoding Lrp/AsnC ligand binding domain-containing protein, which yields MKNFFVKIKCELGKAYDVAAALVDTLEDKVEEVYSISGEFDLIMKIRLNDDEDVGLFVNEHVHAIDGIKDTFTLIAFKAFK from the coding sequence ATGAAAAATTTTTTCGTGAAAATCAAATGTGAACTGGGAAAAGCCTATGACGTGGCGGCGGCTCTTGTGGATACACTTGAAGACAAGGTGGAGGAAGTCTATTCCATTTCCGGAGAATTTGATCTGATCATGAAAATCCGCCTCAATGATGATGAGGATGTGGGCCTGTTCGTCAATGAACATGTCCACGCTATCGACGGCATCAAGGACACTTTCACCCTGATAGCGTTCAAAGCTTTCAAATAG
- the hemN gene encoding oxygen-independent coproporphyrinogen III oxidase, protein MTALRTKRELSPAPRRSDSASQPERPKRLPRYTSYPTALQFGPLKADQARRWLDEVPEQAPLSLYFHIPYCDQLCWFCGCYTHISNHYGPVEKYLSVLIEELRQAVARLFSDEVARRKVSHIHFGGGSPTLLKAEDFARLMKVVSETFDILPDAEIAVEVDPRTLSAEKVRTYAEQGVNRVSMGIQDFNPRVQKAINRIQPAALIEECLGWFQDVGISKINFDLIYGLPHQTLDSIRETVMQSISYTPSRIALFGYAHVPWLKKHQRMIPTEALPDQALRQQMFAEASAQLEQCGYRAIGLDHFARPGDPLLEARDRGRLKRNFQGYTNDPAEVLIGFGASAISSLPGGYVQNTTDMKDYQARILAGRSAARRGVGLRPRDLLMRTIISDLMCMFEVNPEARAKQLGVTYDFGREKAGLHRLICAGYMCQDGDVYRITEAGRPYLRAICTLFDEYFPQDSDILHRCIHESEG, encoded by the coding sequence ATGACAGCACTGCGGACAAAACGGGAATTGTCCCCAGCCCCCCGGCGTTCTGACAGCGCCTCTCAGCCGGAACGTCCCAAACGCCTGCCGCGGTATACCAGCTATCCGACGGCATTACAGTTTGGCCCGTTGAAGGCGGACCAGGCCCGGCGCTGGCTCGACGAGGTGCCGGAACAGGCGCCGCTCAGCCTTTATTTCCATATTCCCTATTGCGATCAGCTATGCTGGTTTTGCGGTTGTTATACCCATATCAGCAACCATTACGGACCGGTGGAGAAATATCTGTCTGTGCTGATTGAAGAATTGCGGCAAGCCGTGGCCCGGCTGTTTTCAGACGAGGTTGCGCGCCGGAAGGTCAGCCATATTCATTTTGGTGGCGGCTCGCCCACCCTTCTCAAGGCCGAGGATTTCGCGCGGCTTATGAAAGTGGTCTCTGAAACATTTGATATCCTGCCTGATGCGGAAATTGCGGTGGAGGTTGATCCGCGCACGTTGAGTGCGGAAAAGGTACGCACCTATGCGGAACAGGGGGTCAACCGCGTCAGCATGGGCATTCAGGATTTCAATCCCAGGGTCCAGAAAGCCATCAACCGCATTCAGCCGGCCGCCCTGATCGAAGAGTGCTTGGGATGGTTTCAGGATGTGGGAATCAGCAAAATCAATTTTGATTTGATTTATGGCCTGCCCCATCAGACCCTGGACAGCATTCGGGAGACGGTCATGCAATCGATCTCTTATACCCCCTCTCGGATTGCCTTGTTTGGATATGCTCATGTGCCATGGCTGAAAAAACATCAGCGCATGATTCCCACTGAAGCCCTGCCGGATCAGGCGCTGCGCCAGCAGATGTTTGCTGAGGCCAGCGCCCAGCTTGAACAATGCGGGTATAGAGCCATAGGTCTGGACCATTTTGCCCGGCCCGGGGATCCTTTGCTGGAGGCGCGGGACAGGGGTCGTTTGAAAAGAAATTTCCAGGGGTACACCAATGATCCGGCCGAGGTCCTGATCGGGTTTGGCGCGTCGGCCATCAGTTCTCTGCCTGGCGGGTATGTGCAGAACACTACCGATATGAAAGACTATCAGGCCCGGATTCTGGCGGGGCGCAGCGCGGCCCGTCGGGGGGTGGGGTTGCGGCCGCGGGATCTTCTGATGCGGACTATCATTTCGGACCTGATGTGTATGTTTGAAGTCAATCCCGAAGCACGGGCAAAACAACTGGGCGTGACTTATGACTTCGGGCGGGAAAAGGCTGGGTTGCACCGGCTGATTTGTGCCGGCTATATGTGCCAGGACGGGGATGTCTATCGTATCACCGAAGCAGGGCGACCGTATCTCAGGGCCATATGTACGCTGTTTGATGAATATTTTCCCCAGGACAGCGATATTCTGCACCGCTGTATTCATGAAAGCGAAGGCTAG
- a CDS encoding MarR family winged helix-turn-helix transcriptional regulator has protein sequence MSESPKKHLLLEEFLPYRLSYLSNMIGRRLANIYAKQFKISPSEWKVMALLNRFPNISAAEVAERTALDKVAVSRAVNSLLDKGHVRRHYAEEDRRRSILSLTNEGQDIYNRIEPLVTDYERLLLKTLNAEEQAQLDTLIRKLTQHAEKTVGE, from the coding sequence ATGTCTGAAAGCCCAAAAAAACATCTGCTTCTGGAAGAATTTCTCCCCTACAGGCTGTCATATCTGTCCAATATGATTGGCCGGCGGCTGGCAAATATTTATGCCAAACAGTTTAAAATCTCGCCCTCGGAATGGAAAGTGATGGCGCTATTGAACCGTTTTCCGAATATTTCCGCGGCGGAAGTGGCGGAACGGACCGCACTGGATAAGGTGGCCGTCAGCCGGGCGGTCAACAGCCTTCTGGACAAGGGCCATGTCCGGCGCCATTACGCCGAAGAAGATCGGCGGCGGTCAATTCTTTCCCTGACCAATGAAGGCCAGGATATTTATAACCGCATCGAACCATTGGTGACCGACTATGAGCGGCTTTTGCTGAAAACGCTGAATGCCGAGGAACAGGCGCAACTGGACACGCTGATCCGGAAACTGACCCAGCATGCGGAAAAAACCGTCGGAGAATAG
- a CDS encoding homogentisate 1,2-dioxygenase, giving the protein MKKWISFPHRAGRHSRQAHVDLPDGTYEREMGKEGFFGPAAHFYHTHIPTGWSDFQGPLRPHAFDTNLLSEFGGSPWDAEQLLGNAHLRLRIWKTDRDMDHLVRNADGDDLLFVHHGQGDLYCDFGHLAYEAGDYIVIPRGCMWRLAPAQKTELLMVEATGSHYQLPDKGLVGPHAIFDPAMLDIPALDDAFETQRSDNENWRVVVKARQQLSTITYPFNPLDAVGWKGDLSVVRVNVRDIRPLMSHRYHLPPSAHTTFVAGRFVVCTFAPRPIESDPGALKVPFYHNNDDYDEVIFYHRGNFFSRDNIEEGMITYHPFGFTHGPHPKAFEAGKKAALKETDEIAVMIDSRDALDIGAAAERVENNDYVNSWKPKD; this is encoded by the coding sequence ATGAAAAAATGGATTTCTTTTCCGCACCGGGCGGGCAGGCACTCCCGCCAGGCGCATGTGGATCTGCCGGACGGCACTTATGAGCGTGAAATGGGCAAGGAAGGTTTCTTTGGTCCGGCGGCGCATTTTTATCACACGCACATTCCCACCGGATGGAGCGATTTTCAGGGGCCGCTCAGGCCGCACGCCTTTGATACCAATCTGCTGAGCGAGTTCGGGGGCTCGCCGTGGGATGCCGAGCAACTTCTGGGCAATGCCCATCTGCGTCTCAGAATCTGGAAAACGGACCGGGACATGGATCATCTGGTGCGTAATGCCGATGGGGATGATCTGTTGTTTGTGCATCATGGTCAGGGGGATTTGTATTGTGATTTCGGACATTTGGCTTATGAGGCCGGCGATTATATTGTGATCCCGCGGGGCTGCATGTGGCGTCTGGCGCCTGCGCAAAAAACGGAACTGCTGATGGTTGAGGCGACGGGCAGCCATTATCAGCTGCCGGACAAGGGGCTGGTGGGGCCGCATGCCATTTTCGACCCGGCGATGCTGGATATACCGGCCCTGGACGATGCCTTCGAAACGCAAAGGAGCGACAATGAGAACTGGCGTGTGGTGGTCAAGGCGCGTCAGCAGCTCAGCACCATCACCTATCCCTTCAACCCGCTGGATGCGGTGGGCTGGAAAGGGGATCTGAGCGTAGTGCGGGTCAATGTCCGCGACATCCGCCCGCTGATGAGTCACCGCTATCACCTGCCGCCCAGCGCCCATACCACCTTTGTGGCGGGCCGGTTTGTGGTCTGCACTTTTGCGCCGCGGCCCATCGAAAGCGACCCCGGCGCGCTGAAGGTGCCATTTTATCATAATAATGATGATTATGACGAAGTGATCTTCTATCACCGGGGCAATTTTTTCAGCCGCGATAATATCGAGGAAGGCATGATTACCTATCATCCTTTCGGGTTTACCCACGGCCCCCATCCCAAGGCGTTCGAGGCCGGGAAAAAGGCGGCGCTGAAGGAAACGGACGAGATTGCCGTGATGATCGACAGCCGCGATGCGCTGGATATCGGCGCGGCAGCGGAACGCGTGGAAAACAACGACTATGTAAACAGCTGGAAACCGAAAGACTAG
- a CDS encoding fumarylacetoacetate hydrolase family protein: MKLASLKAGRDGKLIVVNRDLTKAVSADAVAQTMQQALDNWAELSPKLQAIYEDLQAGKLDDVAFDFDPTKCAAPLPRAYHWADGSAYVTHVELVRKARGAELPESFWEDPLVYMGASDAFIGPHDDIEVESEDWGIDFEAEVAVITDDVPAGITPEQGLDHIKLITILNDVSLRNLIPAELAKQFGFYQSKPWTAFAPVVATPDELGEAWKDGKVHLPLHAILNGTKIGAPNAGVDMTFDFGRLISHIAKSRSLMAGTVVGSGTVSNRGSKDGSCCLAEVRCLETIAEGKPKTPFMKFGDRIEIDMLDKDGKSIFGRIDQKVKQYHPPR, translated from the coding sequence ATGAAACTTGCGTCTTTGAAAGCCGGACGGGACGGCAAACTGATTGTTGTCAATCGGGATCTGACCAAGGCGGTCTCCGCCGACGCCGTGGCCCAGACCATGCAGCAGGCGTTGGATAACTGGGCGGAGCTGTCTCCAAAACTGCAGGCCATTTATGAGGATCTTCAGGCCGGCAAGCTGGACGATGTGGCGTTTGATTTCGATCCCACCAAATGCGCGGCACCACTGCCGCGGGCTTATCACTGGGCCGATGGCTCGGCCTATGTCACCCATGTGGAACTGGTCCGCAAGGCCCGCGGGGCGGAACTGCCGGAAAGTTTCTGGGAAGATCCGCTGGTCTATATGGGCGCGTCAGACGCCTTTATCGGGCCCCATGATGATATTGAGGTGGAAAGCGAGGACTGGGGCATTGATTTCGAGGCCGAGGTGGCGGTGATCACCGATGATGTGCCGGCGGGCATCACCCCGGAACAGGGGCTGGACCATATCAAGCTGATCACCATTCTTAATGATGTTTCGCTCCGGAACCTGATCCCGGCGGAATTGGCCAAACAGTTCGGTTTCTACCAGTCCAAGCCCTGGACCGCCTTTGCGCCGGTGGTGGCGACACCGGATGAACTGGGGGAGGCGTGGAAAGACGGCAAGGTGCATCTGCCGCTTCATGCCATTCTCAACGGCACCAAAATCGGCGCGCCCAATGCCGGGGTGGACATGACTTTTGATTTCGGACGGTTGATTTCACATATCGCCAAGTCCCGCTCGCTTATGGCCGGGACCGTGGTGGGGTCCGGGACGGTGTCTAACCGGGGGTCGAAGGACGGGTCCTGCTGCCTGGCGGAAGTGCGTTGTCTGGAAACCATTGCCGAGGGCAAACCGAAAACCCCGTTTATGAAGTTCGGCGACCGGATTGAAATCGACATGCTTGATAAAGACGGGAAAAGCATCTTTGGCCGCATTGACCAGAAGGTGAAACAATATCATCCGCCCCGTTAA
- the maiA gene encoding maleylacetoacetate isomerase: MKLYGYFRSSAAYRLRIALNLKGLEYEQVAVNLLKGEHKAEAYHKVNAQGFVPALTDGDLTLGQSMAMLEYLEEAYPQVPLLPRDAAGRARVRQMANIVACDIHPLNNLRVLKYIKNTLGASEGQKTAWYHHWIMEGFQAFEALLVQGGAQRFCYGDHPTFADVCLVPQVYNARRFNCSLEAFPRIRRIADHCNRQDAFIRAQPENQPDAI, from the coding sequence ATGAAACTTTACGGCTATTTCCGCTCGTCCGCCGCCTATCGGTTGCGGATTGCACTCAATCTCAAGGGGCTGGAGTATGAGCAGGTTGCTGTCAATCTGCTCAAAGGGGAGCATAAAGCTGAGGCGTACCACAAGGTGAACGCCCAGGGCTTTGTGCCGGCGCTTACCGACGGCGACCTGACCCTGGGTCAATCCATGGCCATGCTGGAATATCTGGAAGAAGCCTACCCGCAAGTGCCGCTCTTGCCCCGGGATGCGGCGGGACGGGCGCGGGTACGCCAGATGGCGAATATTGTGGCCTGTGACATTCATCCGCTGAACAATCTCAGGGTGCTGAAATATATCAAAAATACCTTGGGGGCCAGCGAAGGTCAGAAAACTGCTTGGTATCATCATTGGATTATGGAAGGATTCCAGGCGTTTGAAGCCCTTCTGGTTCAGGGCGGGGCGCAGCGTTTCTGTTACGGCGATCACCCCACCTTTGCGGATGTGTGCCTGGTGCCGCAGGTCTATAATGCGCGCCGTTTCAACTGCTCCCTGGAGGCATTCCCCCGGATCCGCCGCATCGCCGATCATTGCAACCGGCAGGACGCCTTCATCCGGGCCCAGCCGGAAAATCAGCCGGACGCCATCTGA